In Prunus dulcis chromosome 1, ALMONDv2, whole genome shotgun sequence, the following are encoded in one genomic region:
- the LOC117616786 gene encoding GSH-induced LITAF domain protein — translation MSKVDEPVMGVPFYVVQNPYQAGAIPPNAVYGDPKGIPIHQTIYRDTPAPFNCVYCGNSGLTHVRSKPSLAAVVACMMPMFLGCCFLLPSCDCLWHKYHHCPSCQEKVGDFEKSDPCIVADPPHWTEHSFALPA, via the exons atgTCGAAGGTGGACGAGCCGGTGATGGGCGTTCCGTTCTACGTCGTACAGAATCCTTACCAAGCAGGCGCGATCCCCCCAAACGCCGTCTATGGCGACCCAAAGGGCATCCCTATCCACCAAACCATTTACAGAGACACTCCCGCTCCCTTCAACTGCGTTTACTGTGGTAATTCCGGACTTACCCACGTCAG ATCAAAGCCAAGCCTGGCAGCTGTTGTGGCTTGCATGATGCCTATGTTTCTTGGATGCTGCTTTCTTTTGCCTTCATGCGACTGTCTCTGGCATAAATATCATCATTGCCCAAGTTGCCAAGAGAAG gTTGGTGATTTTGAGAAGTCAGATCCTTGTATTGTTGCGGATCCTCCACACTGGACAGAACACAGCTTTGCACTGCCTGCATGA